The following proteins are co-located in the Helicobacter acinonychis genome:
- a CDS encoding succinyldiaminopimelate transaminase, producing MTFEPYPFERLRALFKEITPKKKGLDLSIGEPRFETPKFIQDALKQHANSLNIYPKSTFEESLRAAQRDFFKRRFKIELKENELISTLGSREVLFNFPSFVLFDYQNPTIAYPNPFYQIYEGAAQFARAKSLLMPLVKENDFTPILNEKELQEVDLVILNSPNNPTGRTLSLEELHAWVRLALKYDFILINDECYSEIYEDAPAPSLLEACMLINNKDFKNVLVIHSLSKRSSAPGLRSGFIAGDSRILEKYKAFRTYLGYTSANAIQKASEIAWLDEEHAAFFRNIYANNLKLARKIFKDTLIYPYSFYVYLPVKNGENFAKKLFENEGITTLPALYLGRNNIGTDYARLALVYDTPLLEKPLEIIETYRENHA from the coding sequence ATGACCTTTGAGCCTTATCCTTTTGAACGATTAAGAGCCTTGTTTAAAGAAATTACCCCTAAAAAAAAGGGGTTAGATTTAAGCATCGGTGAGCCACGATTTGAAACGCCTAAATTCATTCAGGACGCCCTTAAACAACACGCTAATTCGCTTAATATCTACCCTAAAAGCACGTTTGAAGAGAGTTTAAGGGCGGCTCAAAGGGATTTTTTTAAACGCCGTTTTAAGATAGAATTGAAAGAAAACGAGCTTATCTCCACGCTAGGCTCTAGAGAAGTGTTGTTTAATTTCCCCAGTTTTGTTTTATTTGATTACCAAAACCCCACTATCGCTTATCCTAACCCCTTTTATCAAATCTATGAAGGGGCGGCTCAATTTGCTAGAGCTAAAAGCCTTTTAATGCCTTTAGTAAAAGAAAATGATTTCACTCCAATCTTGAATGAAAAAGAGTTGCAAGAAGTGGATTTAGTGATCTTAAATTCCCCTAATAACCCCACAGGAAGAACCCTTTCTTTAGAAGAATTGCATGCTTGGGTCAGACTCGCTTTAAAATATGATTTTATTTTAATTAACGATGAATGTTATAGTGAAATTTATGAAGATGCACCGGCTCCTTCGCTTTTAGAAGCTTGCATGCTTATTAATAATAAAGATTTTAAAAATGTTTTGGTGATCCATTCGCTCTCCAAACGCTCTAGTGCTCCAGGGCTTAGGAGTGGTTTTATCGCTGGGGATAGCCGTATTTTAGAAAAATACAAAGCCTTTCGCACTTATTTAGGCTATACGAGCGCTAATGCGATTCAAAAGGCGAGCGAAATCGCTTGGCTAGATGAAGAGCATGCGGCATTTTTCCGTAATATTTATGCGAATAATCTCAAACTAGCACGAAAAATCTTTAAAGACACGCTCATTTATCCTTATAGTTTTTATGTGTATCTACCTGTTAAAAATGGCGAAAATTTTGCAAAAAAACTTTTTGAAAACGAAGGCATTACCACTTTACCGGCTTTGTATTTAGGGCGTAACAACATCGGCACTGACTATGCGCGTTTAGCCCTTGTCTATGACACCCCTCTTTTAGAAAAACCTTTAGAAATCATAGAAACTTACCGAGAAAATCATGCTTGA
- the murC gene encoding UDP-N-acetylmuramate--L-alanine ligase has product MLETPKVLLKNLQDCKIHFIGIGGIGISGLAKYLKAQGAKISGSDIAISPSVKYLKALGVEVNIPHDPKAIKNQDVIIHSAIIKEDNIEIQRAKELEIPILSRKDALYSILKDKRVFSVCGAHGKSSISAMLSAICPTFGAIIGAHSKEFDSNVRESANVSLVFEADESDSSFLFSNPYCAIVPNTEPEHLEHYDHDLERFFFAYEYFLDHAQKRVIYKEDPFLKNYSKDAIILEKKDIQNIQYILKEGEPYTSFELKDLGTFLVWGLGEHNATNASLAILSALDELNLEEIRNNLLNFKGIKKRFDILQKNALILIDDYAHHPTEISATLKSARIYANLLNTQEKIIVIWQAHKYSRLMDNLEEFKKCFSEHCDRLIILPIYSACEVKRDIDLKAHFKHYNPTFIDRVRKKGDFLELLVNDKVVETIEKGFVIGFGAGDITYQLRGEM; this is encoded by the coding sequence ATGCTTGAAACCCCAAAAGTTTTACTAAAAAATTTGCAAGATTGTAAGATCCATTTCATTGGCATAGGGGGGATTGGTATTTCAGGCTTAGCCAAATACCTTAAAGCTCAAGGGGCTAAAATCAGCGGATCTGATATTGCCATAAGCCCTAGCGTTAAGTATTTAAAAGCCTTAGGCGTAGAAGTTAATATCCCACATGACCCAAAGGCGATTAAAAATCAAGATGTGATCATCCATTCAGCCATTATTAAAGAAGACAATATAGAAATACAAAGGGCTAAAGAATTAGAAATCCCTATTTTATCTCGTAAAGACGCCTTGTATTCTATCCTTAAAGACAAGCGGGTTTTTAGCGTGTGCGGGGCTCATGGAAAAAGCAGTATTAGCGCGATGTTGAGCGCGATTTGCCCCACTTTTGGGGCGATTATTGGGGCGCATTCTAAAGAGTTTGATTCCAATGTGCGAGAGAGCGCGAATGTTAGCTTGGTTTTTGAAGCAGATGAAAGCGATTCAAGTTTTTTATTTTCTAACCCTTATTGCGCGATTGTGCCTAATACAGAGCCAGAACATTTGGAGCATTATGACCACGATTTAGAGCGATTCTTCTTCGCTTATGAATATTTTTTAGACCATGCACAAAAAAGAGTGATCTATAAAGAAGATCCTTTTTTAAAAAATTATTCTAAAGACGCCATTATCTTAGAAAAAAAAGACATTCAAAATATCCAATACATTTTAAAAGAGGGCGAGCCTTACACTTCATTTGAATTGAAAGACTTGGGGACTTTTTTAGTGTGGGGGTTAGGCGAACATAACGCCACGAATGCGAGTTTGGCGATTTTAAGCGCTTTAGATGAATTAAATTTAGAAGAAATTAGAAACAACCTTTTAAATTTCAAAGGCATTAAAAAACGCTTTGATATTTTGCAAAAAAACGCACTCATTCTTATTGATGATTACGCCCACCACCCCACCGAAATTAGTGCTACTTTAAAGAGCGCTAGGATTTATGCTAATTTATTAAACACGCAAGAAAAAATTATTGTGATCTGGCAAGCACACAAATATTCCCGCTTAATGGATAATTTAGAAGAGTTTAAAAAATGTTTTTCAGAGCATTGCGACAGGCTGATCATTTTACCCATTTATAGTGCATGTGAAGTTAAAAGAGATATTGATTTGAAAGCCCATTTTAAGCATTATAACCCCACCTTTATAGATAGGGTGCGTAAAAAAGGGGATTTTTTAGAGCTGTTAGTCAATGATAAGGTAGTAGAAACGATTGAAAAAGGGTTTGTGATTGGCTTTGGAGCGGGGGATATTACCTACCAATTAAGGGGCGAAATGTAA
- a CDS encoding endonuclease MutS2, whose amino-acid sequence MMNHTIPKPLEESLDLKEFIALFKTFFAKEGGIIALENDLKQAFTYLNEVDAIGLPTPKSVKESDLILIKLTKLGTLHLDEIDEIVKRLHYIVILQNTFKNFTHLKFYERLNAIVLPLFFNDLIHLFDDEGKIKQGANATLDALNESLNRLKKESAKIIHNYAHSKELAPYLVDTQSHLKHGYECLLLKSGFSRAIKGVVLERSANGYFYLLPESAQKIAQKISQIDNEIDCCIIEMCQTLSHSLQKHLLFLRFLFKEFDFLDSLQARLNFAKAYNLEFVMPSFTQKKMVLENFSHPILKDPKPLNLKFEKSMLAVTGVNAGGKTMLLKSLLSAAFLSKYLIPMKINAHHSVIPYFKEIHAIINDPQNSANNISTFAGRMKQFSALLSKENMLLGVDEIELGTDADEASSLYKTLLEKLLEQNNQIIITTHHKRLSVLMAENQEVELLAALYDEEKERPTYTFLKGVVGKSYAFETALRYGVPRFLIEKAKAFYGEDKEKLNVLIENSSTLERELKQKNEHLENALKEQEGLKNAWLLEIEKQKEIFHNKKLELEKSYQQALNVLKSEVASKDTSSMHKEIHKASEILNKHKSSHETPQITTSFQANEKARYKNESVLIAQILDKGYYLIETEFGMRLKVHGSLLKKIQKPPKNKFKPPKTIIPKPKEASLHLDLRGQRSEEALDSLDAFLNNALLGGFEEVLVCHGKGSGILEKFVKEFLKNHPKVVSFSDAPINLGGSGVKIVKL is encoded by the coding sequence ATGATGAATCACACTATACCAAAACCCTTAGAAGAAAGCCTAGATTTAAAAGAGTTTATCGCTCTTTTTAAAACCTTTTTTGCAAAAGAAGGGGGTATTATTGCTTTAGAAAACGATCTCAAACAGGCTTTCACTTATTTGAATGAAGTGGATGCGATCGGTTTGCCCACCCCTAAAAGCGTGAAAGAGAGCGATCTTATTCTTATCAAACTCACCAAATTAGGAACACTCCATTTAGATGAAATTGACGAGATTGTCAAACGATTGCACTACATTGTCATTTTACAAAACACTTTTAAAAATTTTACGCATTTAAAATTTTATGAACGCCTTAATGCTATTGTTTTGCCTTTATTTTTTAATGATTTAATCCATTTATTTGATGATGAAGGGAAAATCAAACAAGGGGCTAACGCCACCCTAGACGCTTTAAATGAGAGTTTGAACCGCCTTAAAAAAGAGAGTGCTAAAATCATTCACAATTACGCGCATTCTAAAGAGCTTGCCCCTTATTTAGTGGATACCCAAAGCCATCTTAAGCATGGTTATGAATGCCTTTTGTTAAAAAGCGGGTTTTCTAGAGCGATTAAGGGCGTTGTTCTAGAAAGGAGCGCTAATGGTTATTTTTATCTTTTGCCTGAAAGCGCGCAAAAAATCGCGCAAAAAATCTCACAAATTGATAATGAAATAGATTGCTGTATTATTGAAATGTGTCAAACTTTAAGTCATAGCTTGCAAAAACACCTTTTATTTTTAAGATTCCTTTTCAAAGAATTTGATTTTTTAGACAGCTTGCAAGCCCGGCTCAATTTCGCTAAAGCCTACAATTTAGAATTTGTCATGCCAAGTTTTACGCAAAAGAAAATGGTTTTAGAAAACTTTTCGCACCCCATTTTAAAAGATCCAAAGCCCTTAAATTTGAAGTTTGAAAAATCAATGCTCGCTGTTACTGGCGTGAATGCTGGTGGGAAAACCATGCTCTTAAAATCGCTTTTAAGTGCGGCTTTTTTAAGCAAATACCTCATTCCTATGAAAATCAATGCTCATCATTCGGTTATTCCTTATTTTAAAGAAATCCACGCTATTATCAACGACCCTCAAAATAGTGCAAACAATATCTCTACTTTTGCAGGCAGAATGAAGCAATTCAGCGCTCTTTTATCCAAAGAAAACATGCTTTTAGGCGTTGATGAAATTGAGTTAGGGACTGATGCTGATGAAGCGAGCAGTTTGTATAAAACTTTGTTGGAAAAATTGCTTGAACAAAACAATCAAATCATTATCACCACCCACCACAAACGCCTGAGCGTGTTAATGGCAGAAAATCAAGAAGTGGAATTACTAGCTGCTCTTTATGATGAAGAAAAAGAACGGCCCACTTACACTTTTTTAAAAGGGGTTGTTGGCAAAAGTTATGCGTTTGAAACCGCTCTGCGTTATGGCGTGCCGCGTTTTTTGATTGAAAAAGCGAAGGCATTTTATGGCGAAGATAAGGAAAAATTGAATGTTTTGATTGAAAATTCAAGCACGCTAGAAAGGGAATTGAAACAAAAAAATGAACATTTAGAGAACGCTTTAAAAGAGCAAGAAGGTTTAAAAAACGCTTGGCTTTTAGAAATAGAAAAACAAAAAGAAATCTTTCACAATAAAAAATTGGAATTGGAAAAATCCTACCAACAAGCCTTGAATGTGCTAAAAAGCGAAGTCGCTTCAAAAGATACAAGCTCTATGCATAAAGAAATTCATAAAGCGAGCGAGATTTTAAACAAACATAAAAGTAGTCATGAAACCCCACAAATCACAACAAGCTTTCAAGCTAACGAAAAAGCACGCTATAAAAATGAAAGCGTGCTGATCGCACAGATTTTAGATAAGGGCTATTATTTGATAGAAACCGAGTTTGGCATGCGCTTAAAAGTGCATGGGAGTTTGTTGAAAAAAATCCAAAAACCCCCTAAAAACAAATTCAAACCCCCTAAAACAATCATTCCTAAACCTAAAGAAGCGAGTTTGCACCTTGATTTAAGGGGACAACGCAGCGAAGAAGCTTTGGATTCACTGGACGCCTTTTTAAACAACGCGCTTTTAGGAGGCTTTGAAGAAGTGCTTGTTTGTCATGGCAAAGGGAGCGGGATTTTAGAAAAGTTTGTGAAAGAATTTTTAAAAAACCACCCTAAAGTGGTAAGCTTTAGCGACGCTCCTATCAATTTAGGCGGTAGTGGGGTTAAAATCGTTAAATTGTAG
- a CDS encoding glycosyltransferase family 25 protein, with protein sequence MRVFIISLNKKVCDTFGLVFRDTTTLLNNINATHHRAEIFDAIYSKAFEGGLHPLVKKHLHPYFITQSIKDMGIAINPISEISKFYYALKYHAKFMNFGELGCYASHYSLWEKCIDLNEPICILEDDITLKENFKEGLDFLEKHIQELGYVRLMHLLYDPNIKSEPLDHNNPEIQEHIGIIKAYSEGVGTQGYVITPKIAKVFLKYSRRWIVPVDTIMDATFIHGVKNLVLQSFVIAEEEQISTIERRGIEEPYSPKITLMRELHFKHLEWWRFV encoded by the coding sequence TTGCGTGTTTTTATCATTTCTTTAAATAAAAAAGTGTGCGATACATTTGGTTTAGTTTTTAGAGACACAACAACCTTGCTCAATAATATCAATGCCACCCACCATAGAGCCGAAATTTTTGATGCGATTTATTCTAAGGCTTTTGAAGGCGGATTGCACCCCCTGGTTAAAAAGCACTTGCACCCCTATTTCATCACACAAAGCATCAAAGACATGGGGATTGCAATCAATCCTATCAGCGAGATTTCTAAGTTTTATTACGCTTTAAAATACCATGCGAAGTTTATGAATTTTGGAGAACTTGGGTGTTATGCGAGCCATTATTCTTTATGGGAAAAATGCATAGACTTGAATGAGCCAATTTGTATTTTAGAAGATGATATAACTTTGAAAGAAAATTTTAAAGAGGGCTTGGATTTTTTAGAAAAACACATCCAAGAATTAGGCTATGTTCGTTTGATGCATTTATTATATGACCCCAATATCAAAAGTGAGCCATTAGATCATAACAACCCAGAGATACAAGAGCATATAGGGATCATTAAGGCTTATAGTGAAGGGGTGGGGACACAAGGCTATGTGATCACGCCCAAAATTGCCAAAGTTTTTTTAAAATACAGCCGGAGATGGATTGTTCCTGTGGATACGATAATGGACGCCACTTTTATCCATGGCGTCAAAAACCTGGTGTTACAATCTTTTGTGATCGCTGAAGAGGAGCAAATTTCTACGATAGAGCGGAGGGGTATAGAAGAACCCTACAGCCCCAAAATCACCTTGATGAGAGAGCTCCATTTTAAACATTTGGAATGGTGGCGGTTTGTGTGA
- a CDS encoding NAD(P)H-dependent oxidoreductase gives MKKILIINGAKAFGHSNGKLNETLTHHAKKTLESLGIEVDTTIVDQGYETHQEVEKILHADAAIWQMPGWWMGEPWIVKKYIDEVFTSGRGKLYASDGRDSQDPTKNYGKGGLMQGKKYMLSLTWNAPIEAFNDPNEFFEGIGVDGLYLHLHKAFQFLGLSALPTFICNDVMKNPQVEQYLSSLTTHLHQVFGK, from the coding sequence ATGAAAAAAATACTCATCATTAATGGAGCCAAAGCGTTTGGGCATTCTAATGGGAAACTCAATGAAACCTTGACCCACCATGCAAAAAAGACTCTAGAATCTTTAGGGATAGAAGTGGATACAACGATCGTGGATCAAGGCTATGAAACCCATCAAGAAGTGGAAAAAATCCTTCACGCTGATGCGGCTATTTGGCAAATGCCCGGCTGGTGGATGGGAGAGCCTTGGATTGTGAAAAAATACATTGATGAGGTTTTTACTTCAGGGCGTGGGAAGCTTTATGCTAGCGATGGCAGAGATTCGCAAGATCCTACCAAAAACTATGGGAAAGGAGGCTTGATGCAAGGCAAAAAATACATGTTAAGTTTGACCTGGAATGCCCCTATTGAAGCCTTTAATGACCCTAATGAATTTTTTGAAGGAATAGGCGTGGATGGCTTGTATTTGCATTTGCATAAGGCGTTCCAATTTTTAGGACTTTCAGCATTGCCCACTTTTATTTGTAATGATGTGATGAAAAACCCCCAAGTAGAGCAATATCTTAGCTCTCTCACTACGCACTTGCATCAAGTTTTTGGCAAATAG
- a CDS encoding hydrogenase 1 small subunit, whose product MFYDEKKTYQKIEERLEIVRSFNAHNEHKNLQDEFKGVGISRRDLLKWAGMMSVTLALPVSFAPLTLKAVEVANRLPVIWLHMAECTGCSESLLRSADPTIDSIIFDYINLEYHETIMVGSGFQAEKSLHDAIEKHKNNYILMVEGGIPQGTEYFLTQGPNAETGAEECRRAAKYAAAIFAIGTCSSFGGVQAAYPNPSNAQPLHKIIDKPVINVPGCPPSEKNIVGNVLYYLMFGALPKLDAYNRPSWAYGNRIHDLCERRGHFDAGEFVEHFGDENAKKGFCLYKMGCKGPYTFNNCSKLRFNSHTSWPIGAGHGCIGCSEPNFWDTMSPFEEPLANRSIKTAFDGLGADKVADKVGTTLLSAAAIGIAAHALLSKAIKNKEQ is encoded by the coding sequence ATGTTCTACGATGAAAAAAAGACCTATCAAAAGATTGAAGAACGCCTTGAGATAGTCAGATCGTTTAACGCTCATAACGAGCATAAAAACTTGCAAGATGAGTTTAAGGGTGTGGGCATTTCTAGGCGTGATTTATTGAAGTGGGCGGGCATGATGAGCGTGACTCTAGCTTTGCCGGTCAGTTTCGCTCCCTTGACTTTAAAGGCGGTGGAAGTGGCGAACAGATTGCCTGTGATTTGGTTGCACATGGCAGAATGCACCGGCTGTAGCGAGAGCTTGTTAAGGAGTGCAGATCCCACTATTGATAGCATCATTTTTGATTATATCAACCTAGAATACCATGAGACTATCATGGTAGGGAGCGGTTTTCAAGCTGAAAAAAGCTTGCATGACGCCATAGAAAAGCATAAAAATAATTACATTTTAATGGTAGAAGGCGGTATCCCACAAGGCACTGAATACTTTCTCACTCAAGGCCCAAACGCTGAAACAGGGGCTGAAGAATGCAGAAGGGCTGCCAAATACGCAGCCGCTATTTTTGCCATAGGCACTTGCTCAAGTTTTGGGGGCGTGCAAGCGGCTTACCCTAACCCTTCTAACGCACAACCCTTACACAAAATCATTGATAAACCTGTGATCAATGTGCCCGGTTGTCCGCCCAGTGAAAAAAATATTGTAGGCAATGTGCTTTATTACTTGATGTTTGGAGCTCTCCCTAAACTAGATGCGTATAACCGCCCCTCTTGGGCTTATGGGAATAGGATTCATGATTTGTGTGAAAGGAGAGGGCATTTTGATGCGGGCGAATTTGTAGAACATTTTGGCGATGAAAACGCTAAAAAAGGGTTTTGCTTGTATAAAATGGGCTGTAAAGGGCCTTACACTTTCAATAATTGCTCCAAACTCCGCTTCAATTCACACACCTCTTGGCCCATAGGCGCAGGGCATGGGTGTATAGGGTGTTCTGAGCCTAATTTTTGGGATACGATGAGCCCTTTTGAAGAGCCTTTAGCGAACCGCTCCATTAAAACCGCTTTTGATGGCTTGGGGGCTGATAAAGTGGCGGATAAAGTAGGCACGACTCTACTCAGTGCAGCCGCTATTGGCATTGCTGCACATGCACTTCTTTCTAAAGCGATCAAAAATAAAGAGCAATAA
- a CDS encoding nickel-dependent hydrogenase large subunit codes for MSKKIVVDPITRIEGHLRIEVIVDDNNVITDAFSSSTLFRGLETIIKGRDPRDAGFIAQRICGVCTYSHYKAGVTAVENALGITPPLNAQLVRSLMNMALLFHDHVVHFYTLHGLDWCDILSALKADPIEASKLAFKYSPYPINTGAGELKAVQKRLNDFAKGGSLGPFSNGYYGHKTYRLSPEQNLIVLSHYLKLLEIQREAAKMTAIFGAKQPHPQSLTVGGVTSVMDILDPTRLAEWKSKFEVVAHFINHAYYPDLVMAGEMFANEQSVIKGCGLKNFIAYEEVLLGRDKYLLSSGVVLDGDISKLHPINESLIKEEVTHSWYQYEDTKEVQLHPYDGQTNPHYTGFKDGESVGIENKMIPTKVLDTKNKYSWIKSPRYDNMPMEVGPLSAVVVGLAAKNPYITEVATKFLKDTKLPLEALFSTLGRTAARCIEAKTIADNGLLAFDALVENLKSDQSTCTPYEIDKNQEYKGRYIGQVPRGMLSHWVRIKNGVVENYQAVVPSTWNAGPRDSQGQRGAYEMSLIGTRIADLTQPLEIIRTIHSFDPCIACSVHVMDFKGQSLNEFKVEPNFAKF; via the coding sequence ATGTCAAAAAAAATAGTAGTTGATCCTATCACTAGGATTGAGGGGCATTTAAGGATTGAGGTTATCGTAGATGATAATAATGTGATTACTGATGCGTTTTCTTCCTCTACGCTTTTTAGGGGGCTAGAGACGATCATTAAGGGCAGAGACCCACGAGATGCGGGCTTTATCGCTCAAAGGATTTGTGGAGTGTGCACTTATTCGCATTATAAAGCCGGTGTTACTGCAGTAGAAAACGCTCTGGGGATTACCCCTCCATTGAACGCGCAGTTGGTACGATCTTTGATGAACATGGCGTTGCTTTTTCACGATCATGTGGTGCATTTTTATACTTTGCATGGGCTTGATTGGTGCGATATTTTGAGCGCTTTAAAAGCAGACCCTATTGAAGCTTCAAAACTTGCTTTTAAATACAGCCCTTATCCTATTAATACCGGTGCTGGCGAATTAAAAGCGGTTCAAAAACGCTTGAATGATTTTGCTAAAGGCGGATCTTTAGGGCCTTTTAGTAATGGCTATTATGGGCATAAGACTTATCGTTTAAGTCCAGAGCAAAATTTAATCGTCTTAAGCCACTATCTCAAGCTTTTAGAAATCCAAAGAGAAGCGGCGAAAATGACCGCTATTTTTGGGGCTAAACAACCCCACCCACAAAGCTTAACGGTAGGGGGTGTTACGAGCGTGATGGATATACTAGATCCTACGAGATTGGCGGAGTGGAAGAGCAAGTTTGAAGTGGTGGCCCATTTCATTAACCATGCTTACTACCCTGATTTGGTGATGGCAGGCGAAATGTTTGCTAATGAACAATCGGTCATTAAAGGCTGTGGCTTAAAGAATTTTATCGCTTATGAAGAAGTGTTGCTTGGGAGGGATAAATACCTTTTGAGTAGTGGGGTGGTGCTTGATGGGGATATTTCTAAATTACACCCTATTAATGAAAGCTTGATTAAAGAAGAGGTTACGCATTCTTGGTATCAATATGAAGACACTAAAGAAGTGCAACTCCACCCTTATGATGGGCAAACTAATCCGCATTATACCGGTTTTAAAGATGGCGAGAGCGTGGGGATTGAAAATAAAATGATCCCTACTAAAGTGCTTGACACTAAAAATAAATATTCTTGGATCAAATCGCCCAGATACGATAATATGCCTATGGAAGTAGGCCCTTTAAGCGCGGTAGTGGTGGGTTTAGCGGCTAAAAACCCCTATATTACTGAAGTGGCTACTAAGTTTTTAAAAGACACTAAATTGCCTTTAGAGGCGTTGTTTTCAACGCTTGGGCGAACGGCAGCAAGGTGTATTGAAGCTAAAACGATTGCTGATAATGGTCTTTTAGCGTTTGATGCGTTAGTGGAAAATCTAAAAAGCGATCAAAGCACTTGCACTCCTTATGAAATTGATAAAAATCAAGAATATAAAGGGCGCTATATTGGTCAAGTGCCAAGGGGCATGCTAAGCCATTGGGTACGTATTAAAAACGGCGTAGTAGAAAATTATCAAGCGGTCGTGCCTTCTACTTGGAATGCGGGGCCTAGGGACTCTCAAGGTCAAAGGGGGGCTTATGAAATGAGTTTGATTGGCACTAGAATCGCTGATTTAACCCAACCTTTAGAAATCATTAGAACCATCCATTCTTTTGACCCATGCATCGCATGCTCAGTGCATGTAATGGATTTTAAAGGGCAGTCTTTAAACGAGTTTAAAGTAGAGCCTAATTTTGCTAAATTCTAA
- the cybH gene encoding Ni/Fe-hydrogenase, b-type cytochrome subunit translates to MDKKVVLHKEYSGFVRFFHWVRALSIFILIITGLYIAYPFLQPGSSFYKEMYFLQAYIRSFHVMFGFLLISALFFRTYLFFTKESVNERRSFSQLLSLKAWVEQMKAYFLISGKPHTKGAYNPIQLVAYFTLTILVVLMSLSGVVLYYNVYHAGLGAFLESAFKWFEVLCGGLANVRFIHHLATWGFVLFIPVHVYMVFFHSIRYDSSGADSMINGYGYTKE, encoded by the coding sequence ATGGATAAAAAGGTCGTTTTACACAAAGAGTATTCAGGTTTTGTGCGCTTTTTCCATTGGGTTAGGGCTTTGAGTATTTTTATTTTAATTATTACAGGGCTTTACATCGCCTACCCTTTTTTACAACCTGGATCCAGCTTTTATAAAGAAATGTATTTTTTGCAAGCTTATATCCGCTCTTTTCATGTCATGTTTGGGTTTTTACTCATTAGCGCGTTATTCTTTAGAACTTATCTTTTTTTCACTAAAGAAAGCGTTAATGAGCGCAGGAGTTTTAGCCAACTTTTGAGTTTAAAAGCGTGGGTAGAACAAATGAAAGCGTATTTTCTTATTAGTGGCAAACCCCACACTAAAGGAGCGTATAACCCTATCCAACTCGTGGCTTATTTTACCCTAACTATTTTGGTGGTGTTGATGAGTTTGAGTGGGGTGGTGCTTTATTATAATGTCTATCACGCTGGGCTTGGGGCATTTTTAGAGAGTGCTTTTAAGTGGTTTGAGGTGCTTTGTGGGGGGTTAGCGAATGTGCGTTTTATCCACCATTTAGCGACTTGGGGGTTTGTTTTATTTATCCCTGTGCATGTTTATATGGTGTTTTTCCATTCTATTAGGTATGATAGTTCAGGGGCGGATTCTATGATTAATGGCTATGGTTATACCAAAGAATGA
- a CDS encoding hydrogenase biosynthesis protein HydD, producing MSQKILILGIGNILFGDEGIGVHLAHYLKRNFSFFPSVDIVDGGTMAQQLIPLITSYEKVLILDCVSAKGVEIGSVYAFEFNDAPKEITWAGSAHEVEMLHTLRLTEFLGDLPETFIVGLVPFVIGSETTFKLSQEILNALETALQAIETQLKAWGVGMQRTNNIALDCIAELSYKGF from the coding sequence ATGAGTCAAAAAATCTTAATTCTAGGCATTGGCAATATCCTTTTTGGCGATGAAGGGATTGGAGTGCATTTAGCCCATTATCTCAAAAGGAATTTTTCTTTTTTTCCTAGCGTGGATATTGTAGATGGGGGGACTATGGCTCAGCAACTCATTCCTTTAATCACTTCGTATGAAAAGGTTTTGATTTTAGATTGCGTGAGCGCTAAAGGCGTTGAAATAGGATCGGTGTATGCTTTTGAATTTAATGACGCCCCTAAAGAAATCACATGGGCTGGGAGTGCGCATGAAGTGGAAATGCTGCACACTTTAAGGCTTACGGAGTTTTTAGGGGATTTGCCTGAGACTTTTATTGTGGGGCTTGTGCCTTTTGTGATAGGGAGCGAGACCACTTTCAAGCTTTCACAAGAGATTTTAAACGCTTTAGAAACAGCCCTACAAGCCATAGAAACCCAACTAAAAGCATGGGGAGTGGGTATGCAACGCACAAATAATATTGCATTAGATTGTATCGCTGAACTTTCCTACAAGGGTTTTTGA